TAATGGGGATGCGTTCTTTTAAGGCAGGGTCCTCCAGTTAAAAACACAGGAATGCTGTTCAGTTAGTCTGACCCCCTCCATTCAATCCTTACTCATTCTCGCGATCTCTATTGATACATGTGATCAAAAGCATGTGTGTGGTGTTCTTGTTTTCCTGAAACAGTCAGAAGAAATTTCCTCTTCTGTTTAAATTTGAAACCAGTCACAGTGTCATATTGTGCTCTCtgtgggtttcctctttctgctccaagtgactgaagaagaatgtatatattaaagatatttcatgcatttgggctccagaaaaggaaaaaagaaaagtctccCAACAGTTGTGCTGTTTGCTCTGTTTATTAGAGGTATATTGTCAAACATTTTACAAGCTCTTGCTTAAATGTTTCCATTTAGAGAGAAGAATGCAACACTGAAACATTTACCAAGCTCAGCAGAGAACACACTTATAGCCCCTGTTTGAAAGGCACTAAAGTCCCTGTTTTAATATCAGtcatccttttttaaaaaacatcttgacacatgcagacacaacTAGCTAAGACACCTGTTGTTACACACGTCAGTAGCTACAATACACAGAGCTTACAATTGGCTTGTTAGTTGAGCTTTTGTAGGCCACACCACTTACGTCTGCTATTGTGTGTTGTACACTTAAAAGTGTTCAATGATAACATGAGAAGTAACACAGACTGTTAATTCAATACACTGAACATTTGCATGGATGTAAAGCTACCTTAAGTCACTTCATTTGGATCGCAGACTTTTAATATGCTGTATGCTCTATTGAGTGCAGGTATCTTAAATATGTTAAAGATTAAATACACCATATTGCAGCTATTTAAATAGATAACGTGTCTTTTAAGTTAGAATCAGGATTCAGTGGATTTATATATAATCACAAGACAACTATCACTGGATTTCCTCAGTctgcaaaataaatttacaaaaaaagtctcttttatttaaataataatgttaaTAGTACATTCAAATAATAGCATAATAGTTCCTCAGCATTattgttgtggtttttaaaTAGCTTGATGAAGGAGTGTTTGTGAAGGggtgtattattttattacctTTCATAAAAACATATGAACCCTTCTTCCCAGTTCAAATACTGCAGAAACAACGCCGTCTCAAAGTCTGGATGCCACACTGGTGCCATCGTCATATTGCTAATGCTGCCGATCATCAGTAAGTCCATCAGAACAGTAAAGAACTGTGTAAACCCTGCTCTAAATAAAGCTAAGCACATATGCATGTGCCTGTCAGACAGTTTTTGTCAAAGCTAGATGTGTAGCAAACATGAATATACACTTCTGCTGTAATAGCAACCAGTCGGTTGATGATGTGCACTGTTGCATTGTAGCTAAATGGGAGAAATTAAATGACAGGGCAGTTTGACCATATTTCTGCTAACACTTGTTCCTCTCCTGTtttctaattactttttaattatatatatatatatatatatatatatatatatatatatatatatatatatatatatatatatatatatatatatatatatataataagggtctgtctgtttctctctcatCCCTTTCCCAATCTCTCACTCATCCTTGGTATGTTGCTACATTTGTCTCTGTCACTCAGTCTGAAATTAGTTGGCTTCTAGAGTCTCTTCTTGCCTTCTCTCATCTGCATTTTCATGCTTCTGTTGCTTCTGTTTTCCCACCGACCACGTGAGTTTGTCACTCGGTCCGAGTTCTGTAGCTCACTACCGGCAGCCGCAGCCCTCCACAACCATGTCCTGATAATTTTTCAGCACAACTCGGTCTTGAGAGTCCAGGTAGAGCAGGGCGATGGGACTTAGAGAGGTTGGGACGCAGCAGGCCCGGGGCACTGCTCCATTCACAGAGTTTACCAGAGTTTGCACCATGGCGTGGCTTGAGGAGTTCATGTGGTCAGCCAAAGGAAAGCGACACTCACCCAGGCAGAAGAAGGCGTCGTAGCCACTGGGTGCAATGATCCACTTTTCCCAGCCCACGTCATTGAAATCTACATATAGTGGATGGCGGCGGCACCTGTTGCGGGAAAGGCGTTTCAGTTTTGCAGAACGACCACCGTTTCTTTTCACCCTTCCACGTTCGCTCCAACTGATTCCTCCTTTGTCATCTGCCCAGCTCTGCACAGTATACCCCATTTTTTTGTCCCTTCCCCAGATTTGGTTTCTATTGAGacccttgtttttatttttgaccCTCGCCTTTGCTCCTTTTCTCCTCTGGCCATTACCAGGGTTTCTTCTGCCATGTTTGACTAAAGGCTGTCCACGGCCATCATGACTGTAAGTAACCAAGAGGGGTCTCTCTTGGGCCCAGCTGTGATCGTCTTGTCCCACAGATCTGCATACCCTCAGGTGTGCCTCTTTTGATTTCTCTGTCCCCTCACTTGCAGCAGAAGAGAGGTTCTGCTCAGGAAGTGAGGTGGTGTTGTTTTCAGGTCTGACCTCCAGGAGGAATCCTAGACTGCCAGTCCCAGCATGGGCCTTATGTAGGAGTTCTGCACTAAGACTAAAAGCCTCCCAGAAACCACTTGTTTTATAACTACGGAGGCCATTGGTGAGTAACCTTGTTTCCAGCAGAGTGGGCTCAAGGTCCTCATGGTGCTCAGAGAGGTATAGGTTTAGTCTGTGGGGTCCAGGACCCAGAGCTGCTCCGTCACTGCGACGGAGGCGAAGCTCAGCAGAGAGCACACTCTCATCTTGAGGGATGGAAGAGATATTGAAGGAAATGTGCACTCTGGTATGATCCTCTGCACCAAGACTGTCTCCAAGGGGCTCTAAGTGGAAGAGTGACAAAGCAATATAACAGTTTAGTAAGACTTTATTTGAGCAATAGCAGGAAAAATGTCCGACTGTATAGCGTAGTCAGCAAATAATTtaacattgttgttttttttaaagaaacttaattaaaaaaagtgaaatctatatcagatagatttttttaaagaaatttgcattacatttacattatacattaaCCTATAACACTAAAAGCCTTATAGTTACAGCACGTGGGTTAGTTCCTTTATGGATTTTCCtcacaaaaatgcaacattaaCTAATGTCATCCTCTATTATctattataattattatcaaATAATTGTACTGGCAAAAGTTGGGaattccttcagtggtgctacaGGATTACCTGAGCCTTGGGATTAGATTAAATGACTGTGTGTGCTCCTCCTTTGTCATTTTCTTAGTTTGGAACAAACATGTCTGACAGGAATATGCAGTGTTAACTCACTGATGGTTCACTGATAATGAACCATTATCGCAGGTCTGCATTTATTCTAGCTTGTTTGTGCTGAAATAAGGGCAACTGGGAGGCAAATGTGGTGGCCAGGATAGGCCCAAAAGCAAATGTTTCCCTGGTGAACAGGTTAATCCAGCTATGATGAGAAGAGTCCAGAGTCTATATTTTCTCTTAGTCTAAATCTGATCTCATacatgttttgaaaaaaaaaaggatccacTTATCTCATTTGATAGTGTAGTATCTTATTTTGACTGTTAAAAACTGACATACAAAGACTTGCAAAGGTGTGTTACTGCCATAAAAGTTCAAAGCTAGAATCAGCTCAAACAGATATAATTCATATATCATGAATCTAGTTTGACATCAAGAGGAATCAGCTGACTACGTGCCATCTAATTGTGTAAGTAAGCTTACCATTGTGGTGGAAGCTGCGTATAGTGTTGGCCTCCTGGATGTGCTGACTGGGGAAACTAAATGAAGGGTCCTCTACTAGATGGTACTGCTGCTGGTGGAAATGGTAAAGATCCAGGAGGTACCGTGGCACTGGCACTCCAGGCCTTGGGTCAGGCTGAGACTGCAGCCCCAGTCGGCTCAAAAGGAGACTCTGGATGGTCTGAGCCAGACCGGGATCCCGGAGTGACGGTGACAAAGCGGAAGGTGTGGGGTGCACCCTGCCATGATCGATCTCGCTGGTGTCTCCACCCTGGCGACCAGACGAGGCATGAGGTAGCAGCAGGACCATGAGGAGCAGGAGGTTAGGAGGGAACATGGTGGACCTGGAGGGAGATGCGCAGGTGAGGAGAGGTAATAAAGTAGATAACAgaacaggaagaggaagtggaaaaagaaaggaaCGCATACAAAGTAACCTAAACATCAAAGAAAATAATTGCGACTTCAGGTCATGCACCACTCTATCCTTCcttctgtgtgttttaaatAAGAATTTAAATCATATGACATAATGACACAATATAAAGTATTGCTTGAAATCTGCAAAAGAGATAGCCCCAGAGAGATGCTTCTGGACTCTGTATATTATGCTTATGTCTTCTCCTTCCTGGACACACTAGTTTCTCATCAGTCTTCAGCCTTCATGTGGCATATGTTCAAGAAATTTACCATTCACATGTCCATAAGAAGTTGTTTGCTTGCTACTCCTGGTTGTAGAAACAGTGctactttgttttttctttgttaatttATTGCAGGCTTCTTCCCCTAGAGATCCATTTATCTCACAGGACACCTAAGCAGCAGTAATTAAACAGTCTCGATCTGTAATTTAATCAtgctgtatgtttgtgtgtgctctACTCTAGtagtgctgtttgtgtgtgtgtggatgcctGTGATGTGTTTGGTATTTACACAGACCTGATAGAGTGACATGTaaccagatttttttcttcctttttttctcaaatGACTTGAGAAAATACTTATTCAAGAATTaagtagctttttaaaaatattttttatttgaggTCTAATTTAATTAACCCCTTAATTATAGGAAGATTAAAGATATAGCTCAGGCATCAAATAGCAGACCTAAACGCTGAATGCTGAAAATGCTCAGTTTAGTCTGATGTCAGGGTAAATTCTGGTATTTAGTGCCGCAATAATTGCTCACTGACTGTAAGCCAGCTGAATAATTGGACTTCATGTCTTCTACAGTGATGTgatcaaaacaaatgaaagctTTTAATGTCACAGTTTTGAAAAATATGAGCTTTGGGGCAGCATTACTAGTAATGCCACTGCAAATCAATCAAAACAAATCTGCATTAGTTAAATCATGAATTCAAGGCTGCCGTCATGCACAGAGGTATCCACCACACAATTAcaattgtgttgttttattttgcaaataaaacgaaaagaaaagaaatacaagAAATGGGACATCCGTAATCTCACTAGAGTTTAGATGTGCATGCACTGGCATGCTCTGCTCACCACACACGCTGTATTCCCTCCGTTGGGTCATCCACAGTTAGATTCATTTGCACCTGCACAGCCCAGTTGCCTGTAACCTCCCTATTTCTTTCATATTCCTGCCTGCTTCATTCACTTACTGCACATACAAATGAGTGAAAAGATTATATTCGCAGTCATTAATTTGACTTGAAACCCACAGATGCTGCAAGAGCACTCTTTTAGCTACACTTGTGTTGGCAGAGCATTCAGTGCTGGAACGCGATCACAGACAGAGGTCACACAAATACTACTGTGACCCGGCCAACACCCTACATCTCTGTAGTATGAGTGTTAATAAGTGAGTGAATAATTGCAAAGCAGCAAGGTAATGGCTAGCTTGACCTGAAAAGGAGCTGAGATGTTAAAGGGTCAGCGCAAAGGTGCAAAACTTGTTTaccaggcagaaaaaaaaaatcagcactgCAAATCAGATGAACTGCTGCACAGtaaagaagaacagaacaaTAAACCCCATCTGCATCTAAATTTATGTCTTTTGCAGGACTTTAAGTTTGGCTTTATCTTTTTTCTCGTCCAAGTGCTCACCTATCTCTCGCTCATTCTCGCTTCTATCTCTTTATCTCTCGCCTGTAAGGGACAGAGAATCGATTAGGGCCTCTACAGCGAGATAACAGAGGAGTTTATGACTGAGTAAACACATAATGACGCTGTAATGACAGCTAATCTTACCACGCTGTCagaaaaaaggttaaaaggAGGTCACAGGTGTGaaggtgtgtattttttatgtatatgtGACTGTGGGTATGTGTACTGTGTGTGGTACGTGGCTCAAAGGGCAAGCCTGGGAAAATAAGCCACCTCTAGCGTGGGATTGTTGCTAGCTGGCCATTAAACACCACACCCAGTGCTGTTTCACCTGAGGCAATGCAGCAGAGGACAATTACAGATTAGGAACTGCCGGACAACCTCTCCCATATATTGTGGAGGCTTGTAAAGCAGATTAAGGACAACAACACCACATCTCTCCTGTACTTTCCTCACCTACAAAACCACCCAGGTGACTCTGAGGTACAAAGGTTAGGTTGTCACACAGAAGGGTGTGTCACAGCTGCAGCGAGGAAGAGGAACAGggacaaaaacagagaaagaagtTTGGAAACAGTGTCCTACACTGCTTTGTCAGGCTCTTTGTTTCCTCCCTGGGTGTCTGCCTTATGAATGGTTCAATCCACTTTCAAGGGAGGGCAAAGAGGATCCACACTTAATTTAGATGTTTTATGTGTTATGTGCATCTGAGTGGGTGGCACCCAGATGTCAGCTCATTCAAGTTGGCTAGagaaactgacatttttatgaTTACATTCCCCAGTTCCTTATTTTATCTCTGACTTGTTTATACCTTTCCTCTGgcttaaacaatgaaatgttcTGGAGGGATAAATTAGGAGAGCCGTATAATGAATGGGGTCAGGGATAAGGCGAAATGAAAGGTATGGAGTTCAACAgccgtgtttgtgtgtctttccCCTCTGTGCTCAGCCTATGAGACTTATTATATGTGACCTGACCTCATGAGCAGACAGCTGAGTGACCCTGGCATGCGGCGGACGAGTGCGGCTGCTGGTCTGCCCCGCGTCTTTCTGAACTCACTGATTaaaacctctgacctctgacatccgTTTCTCTTTCTGCCCCtctttttatctgtttatttcaAACTCTGCTCCCTTTCCccttcctccttcctccttgcATTCCTTGAACTTTGTCCTTTTGTTGTCATACACCACCGTATATAACcctattttacttttctttaagCACAGTCCCTCATGTCCCCTTCAAaccatctttttttcctttattctcTTACATCTTTTGTTCTTCTCTGTTAAAATGTCACTTTTCATGCTTTTCTGCATCACCTTCCCGTTTTCCTATGAACTTTCTCCCACTCCATCTCCCCCATTAGTTCTGCTCTTTTTTCCTAGGTCTTAAAATGAATGGTGTTTTTGCGGAAGAGTGCGGCAGACTGTTGCCGGGCCAGGGGGCCGGAGTGTCACCACAGCCGGCTGATTTATCCACTGCCGCTGTCTTCATGTTACGCCTGGTCCCTCAACTTTCCCTTCCTGTTGTTCTTCCCGTGTTTCTTTTCCTAAATTCCTCCTCTCACTCTCCCTGATTTCTCTCCCCCCCTTCCAAGCTCTCATTTTTCTGTGCTGCCGTCCCATTCTTTCAGAACACGATACGTGCAGCGTACATGCCACAGGGTTCATTTTCAGGCTCTGAGCTAACTCATTTTCTTGAAACTGTGCCATGTCGGATAGCCTCATGAGTCCAGATATGATGTGCAGTGTGCATATACACACCTGGGATCACTTCTGAGGATACATCTGTACTGGCTAACACTTTTTCCCCCCATTAAAATGTATAAAGTGAACATGCAGTCACTATAATTAAATGTGAGGTTAAGCCTGTACCATACTCCCCATACTTAACTCATCATTAATGGTTGACTCTAGGCTGTGGAGTTAATATATAATGGGGGTGGGGTGAAACATGTCCAAAACAGTTGCAGTTGTGGCTCTACTTTCTGAGGCGTAACAGATGAAATCATTAGAACAATATTCCAGGTAGGCTGCTGTAGAGTTttattggagtctattagaacagcactctaattcatcccagCTGGACTGATTAGTTGGTTAATGACCCAGGCGTCCATTTCTGCTCTACACATACAGAACATACACGCACTTGGATACAAATGTGTCCAAGCACAGAGCACTACAGAGCTTAAACACAGGCTAACAGCCAGGCAGAGTGAACCTAACACGGAAAAAAACTTGTAACAGTGAAGGGTTGTAAAAATGTGAGACAACTTtgatatagatttagagttagctTGAAAACACACTGTTTCCACAGCTTAACTGTAAATTGCTTTTTCTGGCTGGTCACATCTACACGCACACACCTACGTGCACTGTTTTTTTGGCTTAAGTCTCAATTGTGAGGTAGAACAGAGCATCAGTAGTTCGGCATGTATTCACAGCTTGTCTCTTTCATCCTCTGTTCCTCAGCCCGGGATGCTGCACAGAGATCTCACAAGTGCATTGTGGTTAACAGGAGGCCCTACTGAGGCACAACACTGTAACAGCATCAATGGAAATACTGACATATCTAACCCATGACTGCTGAAAGCTCAGAGACTGCCCTCGTTGTGCGTCTGACAGCTAAACCGATGTGAAatacagaacaaaaacacacctCTGCTTTTCACATTAAAGCTGCTGAGCAATAACACTGAGGGCCAATTCATACTTCGCATGTTGCACAGCGTTGGCGAGTTACGTTATGCTCTTTGAACCCATAATGGGCACATTATTCTCAGACAAGTTGCTTACCTGACAAGAGGTAGATTGAGCAATACAGTGGGCCAGCAGTGTATTCATATGCACGAGTGTGTTTTTCCCAGCGGAGACTAATGGTTTCAGCAGTGCAGTTCCTGTGGCCTGTGGTTTGACAGACagatctgtgcatgtgtgtgtgagagacagagacagagggacagGGATGTAGTACTCACGTCCAGGTGTAGTGGGATGTATGCAGAGTCCATGGTTTATCCTTGAGCTCCAGTGTTACGATCCCTCGGCTCTCACTCCCGCTCCTTTGGACAGAATGGACAAAGTGGACTGTTTACCTCTGTCTCTTTACCTCTCTCAGAGAAGCCAGTGCATATCTTTCCTATGTCtcttatgcaaatgtactgtagGTAAAGTTGCTTGCTCCATGCTTCTCTCCCTGTCTACTCCCTCGCTCAGCTCCTCATCCTGTTGTCAGTGTCAGATAAGCAAACTCTTAAAAAACATCCACTAGCTTCCCCTCTGCCTGCCTGACCTCTGCTAGTAGGCAACTCCCTTTTCTCTGTCGCCTACACTTCCACCCTTAGTTGTTTAAGACAGACTGGTACCGCTGCTAGAAGTTGCAAGAGGAAAAtgaatgtctgtctgtctgtctgtctgtctgtctgtactGTATCACAGGCAACAACTCCTTCTTGTTCCTAAACCTTACTATGtctctctcctttcctctccaCTCTGTTCCTCCCTTTTGTATCTCCTCCcccttccctctctctcttttcttgctCACATACATACACctacacactctctctctctctctctgtctctctcacacacacgcacacacactttttccttcTAGTGTCCAGCTGGTAAACCCAATTTAACTCTAAATGACTTTCCTGACCACTCAGATTCTCTCAAATAGTGATGTCACTAAGATCGGCCCTAGTACATTTACAGGCtgttatctctctctctcatacacacacagaaacacgcacacacatacacacccatacacacacacaaacacatgaggATGAAAACTTAGAGATATGATAATGTGCACGCCATCACAGTAAataacatcaaaacaaacatacacatttaaatgcacaaaacacacacaaataaataaatgaaacatgtTCAAGAGGGACTTTAAAGtcagcacacacatgcagactaACTGTTTTCCTCCTTTACCAAACTCACCTGCGGCGTTTCGTTGgcaacattttaatttttccgCCAACATGCTCGCAGACAGTCTCTCCATCATTATAAATACGAGGCCTCATTACTCTGAATGAGAGCGAACGGATTCAGTTACAAGACAAAAAGCTATGAATGGATGACTCATAAGAGCTTTCATGAAGTCACCAGAGCTGAGTGCCGTGATTGGATGAAAGTAAACAtcgaggggaaaaaaaagaaaaagaaagaggctGCACTTCTACACTACGCAAGGTGCATTCGTCCTTCCAGCACAGAGCGGGTGGCGGGTTGAATTTGTATTCATGGGGTGGACCCATGAGAAAACGTCTCTTTAGGATGCACCGTCTCACATATTAGATCTCATCTGGAGAATCACTTGCCCACGTTCCTGTGCTCCTCCTCTCTGTACCCTCCACTTGCTCTTCTAGTCCATTCTcgtacaccccccccccccccccccccaaaaaaaaaagactcattcACAGAGCTCAATCATCCCAAGGCTGTGTGACTGTCTCTGTTGcactgttgcttttctcttgcAATACACACTGCTGTGATTGGAGCATTCAGTCAAAGTTTTTTGAGGTTCGGGATGGTTTGCAGTCAAAGAATCTATGACCTGTGAAAGAAGAGATTACATAATGTGAGAGATATATTTATGTCCTGTTTGGTGCTTCTCACTACCTCTATGCTCCTATTAGAAGCTGGAATGAAAACATTTGTATAAGCAGATCTTCCGTGGTTAAGTTCTTCTAACTcaacatgacctctgacctccatgAGGAGTGGTTTAATTGGTTTGATTGTGGATACAAAGGAACTTTTTGGCCTTTGCCACCTCTAAACAAATGTCAACTTCACTATCAGTCAGTATGTAATTTCTTAGACTGACACAATTTCCTTGTCACTTGGTTCTTGGGTCTGTTGTAGCAAAAAGATATTTGAGGGCACATTGGCTCAGATCCATGTTAACCTTATTGCCCTTTCACCATATCACGCAGAAAATGAAATGTGTCtgttttacatgaaaaaatGCTACAGCTGGGAAAGGTTACCGTAGCTTAGCATTAACATcgtaacacagagaaaacagctAAGCTATAAGTGTTCACCAAGAGGATAGTAAACAAT
The window above is part of the Pelmatolapia mariae isolate MD_Pm_ZW linkage group LG14, Pm_UMD_F_2, whole genome shotgun sequence genome. Proteins encoded here:
- the bmp16 gene encoding bone morphogenetic protein 16; this encodes MFPPNLLLLMVLLLPHASSGRQGGDTSEIDHGRVHPTPSALSPSLRDPGLAQTIQSLLLSRLGLQSQPDPRPGVPVPRYLLDLYHFHQQQYHLVEDPSFSFPSQHIQEANTIRSFHHNEPLGDSLGAEDHTRVHISFNISSIPQDESVLSAELRLRRSDGAALGPGPHRLNLYLSEHHEDLEPTLLETRLLTNGLRSYKTSGFWEAFSLSAELLHKAHAGTGSLGFLLEVRPENNTTSLPEQNLSSAASEGTEKSKEAHLRVCRSVGQDDHSWAQERPLLVTYSHDGRGQPLVKHGRRNPGNGQRRKGAKARVKNKNKGLNRNQIWGRDKKMGYTVQSWADDKGGISWSERGRVKRNGGRSAKLKRLSRNRCRRHPLYVDFNDVGWEKWIIAPSGYDAFFCLGECRFPLADHMNSSSHAMVQTLVNSVNGAVPRACCVPTSLSPIALLYLDSQDRVVLKNYQDMVVEGCGCR